The Saprospiraceae bacterium genome includes a window with the following:
- a CDS encoding IS1595 family transposase: MEGFEIFTGQNELEFIKRFSDKDSCYAYLAHHKWSNGFECPQCHCKEEHNCLFLHHKRCKNCQRIISPTANTLFHKVKFGIEKAFYIVFKMTATTKSISAEQLAKNVGINRKTALMFQHKVRIAMKSSEKHPLTGQVEVDEAFIGQKEEDQIGRGAEKKAQIIVAVEKNGTTGIKRMYARKIENASTKELKTLFEKHISSEATVLTDKWRGYSPLCDVYNITQEKSEPDKNFKVMHRCIQQLKSWIRGIHHSVNHDYLQGYLDEFCYRINRSIHKNTIFDKLVGRMSKADSIFKNQIKLAYSN; the protein is encoded by the coding sequence ATGGAAGGATTTGAAATATTTACAGGACAAAATGAACTGGAATTTATAAAAAGGTTTTCAGACAAAGATAGCTGCTATGCTTATTTAGCACATCACAAATGGTCCAATGGCTTTGAATGTCCGCAATGTCATTGTAAAGAAGAGCATAATTGTTTGTTTTTGCATCATAAGCGATGTAAAAATTGTCAAAGAATTATTTCTCCAACGGCTAATACATTGTTCCATAAAGTTAAATTTGGAATTGAGAAGGCGTTTTATATTGTTTTCAAAATGACCGCCACAACTAAGAGTATCTCCGCAGAGCAATTGGCAAAAAATGTTGGTATTAATCGTAAAACTGCCTTGATGTTTCAACATAAGGTAAGAATTGCAATGAAGAGTTCAGAAAAGCACCCATTAACTGGACAAGTTGAAGTAGATGAAGCGTTTATAGGCCAAAAAGAAGAAGATCAAATTGGACGTGGTGCAGAGAAAAAGGCGCAAATCATTGTTGCAGTAGAGAAAAACGGTACAACAGGGATCAAAAGAATGTATGCTAGAAAGATAGAAAATGCATCTACAAAGGAGCTTAAGACGTTATTTGAAAAACACATTTCGAGCGAAGCCACAGTTTTGACAGATAAGTGGCGAGGCTACTCTCCTTTATGTGATGTTTATAACATAACTCAGGAGAAGAGTGAGCCAGACAAGAATTTCAAAGTAATGCACCGATGTATTCAGCAGCTAAAGAGTTGGATACGGGGCATTCATCATAGCGTAAATCATGACTATCTTCAGGGATATTTAGATGAATTTTGCTATCGAATCAATCGATCCATTCATAAAAATACTATTTTTGATAAATTGGTTGGACGAATGAGTAAAGCAGACTCGATTTTTAAAAACCAAATAAAATTAGCCTACAGTAATTAA
- the map gene encoding type I methionyl aminopeptidase: MSITKVSELNGMLKVSDAVALTLKEMRNHAKPGMTTKELDNFGGNILSDFGANSAPYLTYGFPGWTCISVNNEFCHGIPSNQKILKEGDLVNIDVSAELDGYWSDNGGSFVLGDDICNYGNLVETSKNILKRAIYSIRDGVRISEIGHLIDKEAKDNGFKIIRNLSGHGIGKSLHEEPLEIFNFRDKFNFTRFRKNSVVAIETFISTVSDYAVTKKDGWSMVGNKGGFMAQHEHTIIVTDNAPIILTEANEIWN, encoded by the coding sequence ATGTCGATAACAAAAGTTTCAGAATTAAATGGTATGCTTAAAGTGAGTGATGCTGTAGCTCTAACTCTTAAAGAAATGAGAAATCATGCAAAACCTGGCATGACCACAAAAGAATTAGATAATTTTGGTGGCAACATCTTGTCAGATTTTGGAGCAAATTCAGCGCCTTATCTTACATACGGATTTCCGGGTTGGACTTGCATAAGTGTAAATAATGAATTTTGTCACGGTATTCCTTCAAACCAAAAAATATTGAAAGAGGGAGATCTTGTTAACATTGATGTGTCTGCAGAATTAGACGGATATTGGTCAGATAACGGAGGGTCATTTGTTTTAGGCGATGATATTTGTAACTATGGAAATCTGGTGGAAACTTCAAAAAATATACTAAAGCGGGCTATCTACAGCATTAGAGATGGTGTTCGGATTTCTGAAATCGGACACTTAATAGATAAGGAAGCCAAAGATAATGGTTTTAAAATTATCAGAAATTTGTCAGGTCATGGTATTGGTAAAAGTCTTCACGAAGAACCACTCGAAATTTTCAATTTCAGAGACAAATTCAACTTTACCCGATTCCGGAAAAATTCAGTTGTCGCAATTGAAACATTCATTTCTACTGTTTCTGACTACGCTGTTACAAAAAAGGATGGCTGGTCAATGGTCGGTAACAAAGGTGGATTTATGGCACAGCACGAACACACAATAATTGTTACTGACAACGCTCCGATCATTTTAACTGAAGCAAATGAGATTTGGAATTAA
- a CDS encoding DUF4175 domain-containing protein has product MVNNKSNYEQLIEKLDQFTRKYYINQLIKGCLYSIALILVLFLTFNLLEYNFYFSTTIRKVLFYSFFGVTLGVIFAYVITPLTKYFRLGQVISHEESANIIGSHFSDVKDKLLNILQLKKQESTHANLALLEASIDQKTNAISLVPFKSAIDLNANRKYLKYALPPFMLLLILLFAAPSIIKDSTKRILDNNTEYVKDAPFAFNIENQILEVVQFQDFTLNIQTNGSILPDEVFVTIDDFQYKMQKNSKTDFSYTFRNVQKDVEFKLQSGKVVSVAKKLKVLEKPNLADFNLELIFPSYTGRTNEILQNIGDVVVPEGTKITWLFNALKTDKLSIVFGDNKDETEAERKAETRFRYTRKAMNDEIYKLFLSNKQVPGADSLLYSINVIKDQFPSINAEKIIDSLDNTLVYFIGNASDDYGLNTLAFNYIITKENGKENAIQTSKLQKQNGREIQFDHVMDLKKLNLEPGDKISFYFEVFDNDGVNGSKSSKTSMMTYAKPSLKELKEIEEKNDEAIQDQLKESLLNLEKLQDNFKKMKEKLLQQKQLDWQDKKEMERLLEEQKKIQEQLEKAKEKLDENIKNQQELTPQSEEIEKKQDKIEELLEKTLNPEMKELMDKIKDLLQELDKEDAVQMLEQFDQNNETLEKDMERMLELYKQLEMEKQMSEQIKELEKLAEKQEKLSDKTEQNQESKEELKKEQAEIEKKLDEIKEKQKELEEKNKELSPPKDLGKDNEEKMDDISKDMDQSQKQMDKSDSKGAAKSQKKAAKKMKEMAYSMKQSMEGGAQEQAQEDIKTLRQLLENLVTLSFEQEDLVNKVQSIQPNTPSYVQSIQHQFKLKNDFRLIEDTLVALSNRNPDIATFVMDKVAEIKINMKESISELEERKVPQGIEKQRRTMKNVNDLALMLDESLENAQKQMASGMPGSQMCKKPGGKGDGKDGKKPMNKITEGQQGLGEELQKMKEKMGKGEGGSAKDYAQAAAKQAALRKALQELQDGKKEQGQGSKELEEILNNMDKIETELVNKRLNAETLKRMKDIETRLLEAERAERQRELDNKRKSETADEKRRELPPSLQEYLKKRQAEVEMYKSVSPSLRPYYKSLVDEYYKALKSVR; this is encoded by the coding sequence ATGGTTAATAATAAAAGTAATTACGAGCAACTTATTGAAAAGTTAGATCAATTTACGCGAAAATACTACATCAACCAATTAATTAAAGGCTGTTTATACAGCATAGCGTTAATTTTGGTTCTTTTTCTAACTTTTAATTTACTGGAATATAACTTTTATTTTAGTACAACTATTCGGAAAGTACTGTTTTATTCCTTCTTTGGCGTCACTTTGGGAGTTATATTCGCATACGTGATTACCCCTTTGACTAAATACTTTAGATTGGGACAAGTCATCTCGCACGAAGAATCGGCAAATATTATTGGTTCGCATTTTTCAGATGTTAAAGATAAACTTCTCAATATCCTACAACTCAAAAAACAGGAATCAACCCATGCTAATCTTGCGCTTCTGGAAGCAAGTATTGATCAGAAAACAAACGCCATTAGCCTGGTACCATTCAAATCCGCAATTGATCTGAACGCAAACCGAAAATATCTGAAATATGCACTTCCCCCTTTTATGTTGCTTCTTATATTGCTTTTTGCAGCACCGAGTATCATCAAAGACAGTACAAAAAGAATCTTAGACAATAATACAGAATATGTAAAAGATGCACCTTTTGCCTTTAATATAGAAAATCAAATACTTGAAGTAGTTCAATTTCAGGATTTTACGTTAAATATCCAGACGAATGGCAGTATCCTGCCGGATGAAGTTTTTGTTACAATTGATGACTTTCAATATAAAATGCAAAAAAACAGTAAAACTGATTTTTCCTATACTTTTAGAAATGTACAAAAAGATGTAGAATTTAAATTGCAATCCGGTAAGGTGGTTTCCGTTGCCAAAAAACTAAAAGTTTTAGAAAAACCCAATTTAGCTGACTTCAATCTGGAACTTATATTTCCTTCCTATACAGGCAGAACCAATGAAATACTGCAAAACATCGGCGATGTTGTCGTTCCCGAAGGCACAAAAATAACCTGGTTATTTAATGCTCTGAAAACGGACAAACTTTCTATTGTTTTCGGAGATAACAAAGATGAAACCGAAGCTGAACGAAAAGCAGAAACCAGATTCCGATACACCAGAAAAGCGATGAATGATGAAATATATAAGTTGTTTCTATCCAATAAGCAAGTACCTGGTGCTGATAGCCTGCTTTACAGCATCAATGTGATTAAAGACCAATTCCCATCTATCAATGCCGAAAAAATTATTGACAGCTTGGATAATACTTTGGTTTACTTTATTGGAAACGCATCTGATGATTACGGATTAAATACGTTGGCATTTAATTATATCATCACAAAAGAGAATGGAAAAGAAAATGCTATTCAGACATCCAAGCTTCAAAAACAAAATGGAAGAGAAATACAGTTTGATCATGTAATGGACCTTAAAAAGCTCAATCTTGAACCCGGTGATAAAATAAGCTTCTACTTTGAAGTTTTTGATAATGACGGAGTAAATGGAAGTAAATCTTCTAAGACAAGCATGATGACCTATGCCAAACCTTCTTTGAAAGAACTAAAAGAAATAGAAGAAAAAAATGATGAAGCCATCCAAGACCAATTAAAGGAGTCTCTTCTGAATCTGGAGAAACTTCAAGACAATTTCAAAAAAATGAAAGAAAAGTTACTCCAGCAAAAACAGCTTGACTGGCAGGACAAAAAAGAAATGGAAAGACTTCTGGAAGAACAGAAAAAAATTCAGGAGCAACTTGAAAAGGCAAAAGAGAAATTGGATGAAAACATTAAAAATCAACAGGAACTTACACCACAAAGTGAAGAAATAGAGAAAAAACAGGATAAAATTGAGGAATTGTTGGAAAAAACACTCAATCCTGAAATGAAGGAACTGATGGACAAAATCAAAGATTTGCTCCAGGAATTAGACAAAGAAGATGCTGTACAGATGCTCGAACAATTTGACCAGAATAATGAAACACTGGAAAAAGACATGGAAAGAATGCTAGAATTGTACAAGCAACTTGAAATGGAGAAACAAATGAGTGAGCAGATCAAAGAGTTGGAAAAATTAGCAGAAAAACAGGAAAAACTTTCCGACAAAACCGAGCAAAATCAAGAGAGTAAAGAAGAACTAAAAAAAGAGCAGGCTGAGATTGAGAAAAAGTTGGATGAAATAAAGGAGAAGCAGAAAGAACTCGAAGAAAAAAATAAAGAACTTTCTCCGCCCAAAGACTTAGGCAAGGATAATGAAGAAAAAATGGATGATATCAGCAAAGATATGGATCAGAGCCAGAAGCAAATGGACAAATCTGACAGTAAAGGAGCGGCAAAATCTCAAAAAAAGGCTGCTAAAAAGATGAAAGAAATGGCTTACAGCATGAAACAGAGTATGGAAGGTGGTGCCCAGGAACAAGCACAAGAAGATATCAAAACACTCAGACAATTATTGGAAAATCTGGTAACACTCTCATTCGAACAGGAAGACCTTGTGAACAAGGTTCAGTCTATCCAACCCAACACACCATCCTATGTGCAGTCAATACAGCATCAGTTCAAACTAAAAAATGACTTCAGATTGATTGAAGATACTTTGGTTGCTTTGAGCAACAGAAATCCGGATATTGCTACATTTGTCATGGACAAAGTTGCTGAGATCAAAATAAACATGAAGGAAAGTATCTCCGAACTGGAAGAGCGCAAAGTACCGCAAGGAATTGAGAAACAAAGAAGAACCATGAAAAATGTCAATGATTTGGCTCTAATGTTGGATGAATCATTGGAAAATGCGCAAAAACAAATGGCGTCCGGAATGCCCGGTAGTCAGATGTGTAAAAAACCAGGAGGAAAAGGAGATGGCAAAGATGGCAAAAAGCCCATGAATAAAATTACAGAAGGCCAGCAGGGTTTGGGCGAAGAACTCCAGAAAATGAAAGAAAAAATGGGGAAAGGAGAAGGAGGTTCTGCCAAAGATTATGCACAGGCAGCAGCAAAGCAAGCTGCTCTCCGTAAGGCATTGCAGGAATTGCAGGATGGAAAAAAAGAACAGGGACAAGGCTCTAAGGAACTAGAAGAAATTCTGAATAATATGGACAAAATAGAAACCGAGCTTGTCAATAAACGACTGAATGCCGAAACCCTGAAAAGAATGAAGGATATTGAAACCAGATTGCTCGAAGCCGAAAGAGCAGAACGTCAACGGGAGTTGGACAATAAAAGAAAATCTGAAACTGCCGATGAAAAAAGAAGAGAGTTGCCTCCTTCTTTGCAGGAATATCTGAAAAAAAGGCAGGCAGAAGTAGAAATGTATAAATCTGTTTCGCCTTCTTTAAGGCCGTATTACAAGAGTTTAGTAGATGAATATTATAAAGCACTGAAAAGTGTGAGATAA
- a CDS encoding ATP-binding protein, which translates to MLTITSNPNNILEVESYLKKLDLDTHLNPDKYADILISLTEAVNNAIIHGNKRDESKLVHIDLEENDLGVAFCVTDEGGGFNPSGIPDPTCQENLECCGGRGVHIMKALADDISFKNCGRSVVMFFNLQKELA; encoded by the coding sequence ATGCTGACCATTACATCCAACCCCAATAATATACTCGAAGTGGAGTCATATTTAAAGAAACTTGATCTGGACACTCATCTGAATCCTGATAAATATGCAGATATACTGATTAGCCTTACAGAAGCTGTCAATAACGCAATTATCCATGGGAACAAACGGGATGAATCCAAATTGGTACATATCGATCTGGAAGAAAATGACCTGGGAGTTGCTTTTTGCGTCACAGACGAAGGAGGTGGTTTCAATCCATCCGGAATCCCTGATCCTACCTGTCAGGAAAATCTGGAATGTTGCGGAGGACGAGGTGTGCATATTATGAAGGCACTCGCCGATGACATTTCATTTAAAAACTGTGGGCGTTCAGTTGTGATGTTTTTTAATCTTCAAAAAGAATTGGCCTGA
- the ybeY gene encoding rRNA maturation RNase YbeY translates to MADNVPHPIGDKQELLNLWIHHISAANDKQIKELNYIFCSDKYLHSINLQYLQHDDFTDIITFPYHIEGQALHSDIFISIDRVSENARNFQVTFEHELLRVMAHGLLHLIGFGDKSDTDKTIMRFEEEKCISMFFDMKSYQENQH, encoded by the coding sequence GTGGCAGATAATGTTCCCCACCCTATTGGAGACAAACAGGAACTTTTGAACCTTTGGATACATCATATTTCTGCAGCTAATGACAAGCAAATCAAAGAGCTGAATTACATATTTTGCTCAGATAAATACCTCCATTCCATTAATCTGCAATATCTTCAGCATGATGACTTTACCGACATCATTACTTTCCCCTACCATATAGAAGGTCAGGCACTTCATAGTGACATTTTCATTAGCATAGATAGAGTGTCAGAAAATGCACGAAACTTTCAGGTCACTTTTGAGCATGAACTTCTGCGTGTGATGGCACATGGATTGTTGCATCTGATTGGTTTTGGCGATAAATCAGATACTGACAAAACTATAATGAGATTCGAAGAAGAAAAATGTATCTCTATGTTTTTTGATATGAAATCGTATCAGGAAAATCAGCATTGA
- a CDS encoding CvpA family protein: MLLDLIVAIVISLGFYLGYSRGLIKTIFDAFSLMIGIVAALKLSPIVMEIIQSVLKTSPAITFLLGVVITFIGVMILIRFIGSKLEDMLKAVNVNFINKIAGGVLQALFFAYILSLILWLLSNVKVLNEQTKTASVTYSVLEPLPEKGKKVFYSLKPIFTNFWDKTLEAMDSVKEKADSDGKTKSKE, encoded by the coding sequence ATGCTTCTTGACCTGATTGTAGCTATTGTAATATCCTTAGGCTTTTATCTGGGGTATAGCCGAGGATTGATAAAGACTATATTTGACGCTTTTTCTTTAATGATAGGGATAGTTGCTGCATTGAAATTATCTCCCATTGTGATGGAGATTATCCAATCTGTTCTTAAGACCAGCCCTGCTATCACTTTTCTATTGGGTGTTGTAATTACATTTATAGGTGTAATGATTTTGATAAGATTCATAGGCAGCAAGTTGGAAGACATGCTGAAAGCAGTAAATGTAAATTTCATTAATAAAATTGCGGGCGGGGTTTTACAGGCACTATTTTTTGCATATATTTTGAGTTTGATATTATGGCTGTTGAGTAATGTCAAGGTTCTGAACGAACAAACCAAAACTGCTTCAGTCACCTATTCTGTATTGGAACCATTGCCGGAAAAGGGGAAAAAAGTGTTCTATTCCTTAAAGCCAATATTTACCAATTTTTGGGATAAGACTCTTGAAGCCATGGACAGTGTCAAAGAAAAAGCAGATTCTGATGGCAAAACCAAATCAAAAGAATAA
- the glmM gene encoding phosphoglucosamine mutase produces MALLKTISGIRGIIGGEPDKNLTPVDIIECTAGFGIWLKRREKPLKIVVGRDGRISGEIVSQLAVNTLLSMGFDVVDLGLSTTPTVEMMVSKLDAGAGIIFTASHNPKEWNALKFLNNYGEFISAADGKEIIDIIKEKKLSFVSVDYLGKYSKDDSAIAYHIDQILKYKHINVDAIQSAELFVIVDCINSTGAISIPPLLDKLGVRYHLLNDNDFGNFAHNPEPLPAHLTQLSESVVQHKAHMGISVDPDVDRLAFVNEDGTIFGEEYTLVAVADYILGREKGNTVSNLSSSRALADVTLQHGGQYTASAVGEVNVVSEMKRTNAIIGGEGNGGVIVPELHYGRDALAGIAIFLSHYAEKKMTMTQLKATYPEYEIIKDRLDLTPELKLDEIFGRIKEKFSSEKLNETDGLKVDFAEGWVHMRKSNTEEIVRIYCEAGNPDTARLLIEKVKSCI; encoded by the coding sequence TTGGCACTATTAAAAACCATTTCAGGAATCCGGGGCATCATTGGCGGTGAGCCGGACAAAAATTTGACACCCGTAGATATTATTGAATGTACCGCAGGCTTTGGTATCTGGTTAAAAAGAAGAGAAAAGCCTTTAAAAATTGTCGTCGGAAGAGATGGCAGAATAAGTGGTGAAATAGTCAGTCAATTGGCTGTTAATACTTTGCTCTCCATGGGATTTGATGTGGTAGATCTGGGATTATCCACAACTCCTACCGTTGAGATGATGGTATCTAAATTGGATGCAGGTGCCGGCATTATATTTACCGCCAGCCATAATCCCAAAGAGTGGAATGCTCTTAAATTTCTAAACAACTATGGTGAATTTATTTCTGCGGCAGATGGTAAGGAAATCATCGATATCATTAAAGAAAAGAAATTATCCTTTGTATCGGTAGATTATCTTGGCAAATATTCCAAAGATGATTCTGCGATTGCATATCATATTGATCAGATTTTAAAATACAAACATATTAATGTGGATGCTATCCAATCAGCAGAATTGTTTGTTATCGTAGACTGTATCAATTCTACCGGAGCGATTTCTATCCCACCACTTTTAGATAAATTGGGTGTCAGATATCATCTTTTGAATGACAACGATTTTGGAAATTTTGCTCATAATCCTGAGCCATTACCGGCGCATCTGACACAATTATCCGAGTCAGTTGTACAACATAAGGCACATATGGGTATCAGCGTGGATCCGGACGTGGACAGACTTGCTTTTGTAAATGAGGACGGTACAATATTTGGAGAAGAATATACTTTAGTCGCAGTTGCAGATTACATTCTTGGACGGGAGAAAGGAAATACAGTTTCAAATCTCTCATCTTCCAGAGCACTTGCTGACGTTACTCTCCAACATGGAGGACAATATACTGCTTCCGCAGTCGGAGAAGTAAATGTAGTCAGTGAAATGAAACGCACAAACGCAATCATCGGAGGAGAAGGAAATGGTGGTGTTATCGTCCCTGAATTACATTACGGCAGAGATGCTCTTGCTGGGATAGCCATTTTCCTTTCACATTACGCTGAAAAAAAAATGACTATGACACAACTGAAAGCTACTTATCCGGAATATGAAATTATAAAAGACAGATTGGATTTAACACCCGAATTAAAACTTGACGAAATCTTTGGTAGAATAAAAGAAAAATTCAGTTCTGAAAAGTTGAATGAAACGGACGGATTAAAAGTTGATTTCGCTGAAGGTTGGGTGCATATGAGAAAATCAAATACTGAAGAGATAGTCAGAATCTATTGCGAAGCCGGCAATCCTGATACTGCACGATTGCTGATAGAAAAAGTCAAATCCTGCATATGA
- a CDS encoding aminotransferase class V-fold PLP-dependent enzyme, whose amino-acid sequence MSLEKYFDPFRQNIIGIRQEFESPYGLKKIVYADWTASGRMYKPIEDLMIQKIYPFVANTHTETNVTGSSMTLAYKKAKEIIKKHVNAIDGDILISSNSGMTGVVNKLQRIIGIKLHEKFQDRIHLLPEDRPVIFVTHMEHHSNQTSWIETTGDVVIIGACNEGMVDLNDFESLIHKYKDRKIKIAAITSCSNVTGITTPYHKMAAMIHKAGGYCFVDFACSAPYIDIDMHPVEADEYLDAIYFSPHKFLGGPSSSGILIFNQKIYTNKIPDNPGGGTVDWTNPWGEHKYHEEIEAREDGGTPAFLQTIRVALCIQLKEEMGVKNIIAREHELLDKIWSKLTTIPNIRILADQHKSRLGVISFYIDNLHFNLAVKLLNDRFGIQMRGGCSCAGTYGHYLLEVSHEKSKKLTDEISKGFLANKPGWVRMSVHPTTSDAEMDFILSALEELCLHHEDWAKDYHYDPHTNEFYHKSGKENLNYVDCWFANKLTCL is encoded by the coding sequence ATGAGTCTTGAAAAATATTTTGATCCATTCCGTCAAAACATCATTGGCATCCGACAGGAGTTTGAATCGCCTTACGGGTTAAAGAAAATTGTATATGCAGACTGGACTGCCAGTGGACGTATGTACAAACCGATTGAAGATTTAATGATTCAAAAAATTTATCCCTTTGTAGCTAATACACATACTGAAACGAATGTAACCGGCTCTTCAATGACTCTGGCATATAAAAAAGCAAAGGAGATCATCAAAAAACACGTGAACGCCATTGACGGCGACATCCTGATTTCTTCAAATTCAGGCATGACTGGTGTAGTTAATAAACTCCAACGCATCATTGGAATAAAACTGCACGAAAAATTTCAGGATCGAATTCACTTGTTGCCGGAAGATCGTCCTGTGATATTTGTCACGCACATGGAGCATCATTCCAATCAGACTTCATGGATTGAAACAACAGGCGATGTTGTCATTATTGGTGCTTGTAATGAAGGTATGGTAGATCTCAATGATTTTGAAAGTCTGATTCATAAATATAAAGACCGAAAAATCAAAATTGCAGCAATTACTTCCTGTTCAAACGTAACAGGGATAACCACTCCATATCATAAAATGGCTGCCATGATTCATAAAGCCGGCGGGTACTGTTTTGTGGATTTTGCCTGTTCAGCTCCTTACATCGACATTGATATGCACCCCGTTGAAGCAGATGAATATTTAGATGCCATTTACTTTTCTCCACATAAATTTCTGGGAGGCCCTTCCAGTAGTGGTATTTTGATTTTTAATCAAAAAATATATACCAATAAAATTCCTGATAATCCAGGTGGTGGTACTGTAGATTGGACCAATCCCTGGGGAGAACATAAGTATCACGAAGAAATTGAAGCACGTGAAGATGGCGGAACTCCAGCCTTTCTTCAGACTATCAGAGTTGCGCTATGTATTCAGTTAAAAGAAGAGATGGGAGTCAAAAACATTATAGCACGTGAGCATGAACTTTTAGATAAAATCTGGTCTAAACTAACCACAATTCCCAATATCAGAATTTTGGCAGATCAACACAAAAGCCGATTGGGTGTCATTTCTTTTTATATCGATAATTTGCATTTTAATCTGGCAGTAAAACTACTCAATGACCGTTTTGGGATACAAATGCGAGGCGGCTGTTCCTGTGCCGGGACTTACGGTCACTATCTGCTGGAAGTATCACATGAAAAATCAAAAAAACTGACCGACGAAATTTCAAAAGGATTTCTTGCCAACAAACCAGGTTGGGTACGTATGTCTGTACATCCCACCACATCAGATGCAGAAATGGATTTCATACTTTCTGCCCTGGAAGAATTGTGCCTTCATCATGAAGACTGGGCAAAGGATTATCATTATGACCCACATACAAACGAATTTTATCATAAATCAGGTAAAGAGAATTTAAATTATGTGGATTGTTGGTTTGCAAATAAATTAACATGTTTATAA
- a CDS encoding cysteine desulfurase, producing MRIYLDNASTTPVLPEVIELVTKVLTENFGNPSSIHEHGRKAKSIIESSRKIVAKSINASIGEVFFTSSATEANNMILKNAVQDLGIKRIISSPTEHHCVLHSLDYLKKHFNTEIIYLTVDREGSIDYQELENLLKSDDQKSLVSIMHGNNEIGTMTDIIRVGKICLDSNAYFHCDAVQTVGKYPIDVQSAHISFLAGSAHKFHGPKGTGFVFVSNNNILSPFIHGGAQERNMRAGTENISGIAGMSLALDIAIRNMEINRKKTESLKTHFKQQLSKYLFDISYNGRQDEMSMSHVLSVSFPPGPKADMLVMNLDIAGISASSGSACSAGIEEDSHVLQAIGHDRDRKTIRFSFSHFNNLEEVDFVVEQLKTMTPIKTVVAS from the coding sequence ATGAGAATTTATTTAGATAATGCTTCAACTACTCCCGTACTGCCAGAAGTAATAGAATTGGTGACGAAAGTATTAACTGAAAACTTTGGCAACCCGTCATCTATTCATGAGCATGGCAGGAAAGCAAAATCAATCATTGAAAGCTCGCGAAAAATAGTTGCTAAATCGATAAATGCATCCATCGGTGAAGTGTTTTTTACTTCTTCTGCTACAGAAGCAAACAATATGATTCTGAAAAATGCGGTTCAGGATTTAGGTATTAAAAGAATAATATCTTCCCCAACAGAGCATCATTGTGTATTGCATTCCCTGGACTATCTGAAAAAACATTTTAATACTGAAATTATTTATCTAACTGTTGACAGAGAAGGTTCTATTGACTATCAGGAATTAGAAAATTTATTGAAATCAGACGATCAAAAATCACTGGTAAGCATAATGCATGGTAATAATGAAATTGGCACTATGACAGACATTATTCGGGTAGGAAAAATATGCCTGGATTCTAATGCATATTTTCATTGTGACGCAGTTCAGACAGTTGGTAAATATCCTATTGACGTTCAATCTGCTCACATATCTTTTCTGGCAGGATCTGCGCATAAGTTTCACGGTCCGAAGGGAACCGGATTTGTATTTGTCAGTAATAATAATATTTTATCACCATTTATACATGGCGGAGCACAGGAACGTAATATGCGGGCCGGTACAGAAAATATTTCGGGAATTGCAGGAATGTCTTTGGCGTTGGATATAGCCATTCGCAATATGGAAATTAACCGTAAAAAAACTGAAAGCCTAAAAACACATTTCAAACAACAATTATCAAAATATTTATTTGATATCAGTTATAATGGGAGACAGGATGAAATGTCAATGAGTCATGTGCTGAGCGTTTCATTTCCTCCCGGACCAAAAGCAGATATGTTGGTAATGAATTTGGATATAGCCGGCATATCAGCATCCTCCGGAAGTGCCTGCAGTGCGGGAATCGAAGAAGATTCTCATGTATTACAGGCGATTGGTCATGATCGGGACAGAAAAACGATCAGATTTTCATTTTCTCATTTCAATAATCTTGAAGAAGTGGATTTTGTGGTCGAGCAATTAAAAACGATGACACCCATAAAAACTGTTGTGGCATCATGA